The following are encoded in a window of Haloplanus vescus genomic DNA:
- a CDS encoding DUF2391 family protein — protein MSEVEAESDVDEDPDMGDLFDELEELEDIVQDDASRQQVRETMRVAMAASTALSPFGRVIRGYDRADLAEALLGSLLFGIPMAVEGGTQEVGAFLAPRPLLLVGSVVFAIGLVIGIIYVADFQDVRVHHPILGLIPRRLAGVLGVSAVMATLLLTGWGRIDWAEPWLALANVVVAFVPMSIGAALGDILPGS, from the coding sequence ATGAGTGAGGTGGAGGCCGAATCAGACGTCGACGAGGACCCCGATATGGGCGACCTGTTCGACGAACTCGAGGAACTCGAAGACATCGTTCAGGACGACGCGTCGCGGCAACAGGTCCGGGAGACGATGCGGGTCGCGATGGCCGCGAGCACGGCGCTGAGCCCGTTCGGGCGCGTGATTCGGGGCTACGACCGCGCCGACCTCGCCGAGGCGCTCCTCGGGAGCCTGCTGTTCGGGATTCCGATGGCCGTCGAGGGCGGCACGCAGGAGGTGGGGGCCTTCCTCGCCCCCCGCCCGCTCTTGCTCGTCGGGTCGGTGGTGTTCGCCATCGGCCTCGTCATCGGCATCATCTACGTCGCCGACTTTCAGGACGTGCGCGTCCACCACCCAATTCTCGGTCTCATTCCCCGGCGCTTGGCGGGTGTCCTCGGCGTGTCGGCGGTGATGGCGACGCTCCTCCTGACGGGGTGGGGACGGATTGATTGGGCGGAGCCGTGGCTCGCACTCGCGAACGTCGTCGTCGCGTTCGTCCCGATGAGCATCGGGGCGGCGCTCGGTGACATCCTGCCCGGCTCGTAG
- a CDS encoding tyrosine--tRNA ligase: MDVYEQITRNATEVVTEAEGRELADDPEGKRAYVGYEPSGVLHIGHMLTATKLMDLQDAGFEVTVLLADVHAYLNGKGTFEEIRETAERMKEQFLAYGLDEEQTEFLYGSEFEFDREYALDLHALELETSISRAERAMSEIKSGDTVTVSQAVYPLMQALDIVYLDVDLAVGGMEQRKVHMLARDTLPKIGEEAPTCLHTPLIADLQSGVGKMSSSEGVSISMEDSPEDIEEKVNAAFCPPSRDPEPDEDGNERENPVLQIFEYHVFPRFDTVVVERPDEYGGDLEYEDYESLAADLDGGELHPADAKSALATYLDELIAPGREKLQA; the protein is encoded by the coding sequence ATGGACGTCTACGAGCAGATCACTCGGAACGCGACCGAGGTGGTCACCGAGGCGGAGGGACGCGAACTCGCCGACGACCCCGAGGGGAAACGCGCGTACGTCGGCTACGAGCCGTCGGGCGTGCTCCACATCGGTCACATGCTCACCGCGACGAAGCTGATGGACCTGCAGGACGCCGGCTTCGAGGTGACGGTCCTGCTCGCGGACGTCCACGCCTATCTCAACGGCAAGGGGACCTTCGAGGAGATTCGCGAGACGGCCGAGCGGATGAAAGAGCAGTTCCTCGCGTACGGCCTCGACGAGGAGCAGACGGAGTTCCTCTACGGCTCGGAGTTCGAGTTCGACCGCGAGTACGCCCTCGACCTGCACGCGCTGGAACTGGAAACGTCGATTTCGCGGGCCGAGCGCGCGATGTCCGAAATCAAGAGCGGCGACACGGTGACGGTGTCGCAGGCGGTCTACCCGCTGATGCAGGCGCTCGACATCGTCTACCTCGACGTCGACCTCGCGGTCGGCGGGATGGAACAGCGCAAGGTCCACATGCTCGCTCGCGACACCCTGCCGAAGATCGGCGAGGAGGCGCCTACCTGTCTGCACACGCCGCTCATCGCCGACCTCCAGAGCGGCGTCGGGAAGATGTCCTCCAGCGAGGGCGTCTCCATCTCCATGGAGGACTCGCCCGAGGACATCGAGGAGAAGGTGAACGCGGCGTTCTGTCCGCCGAGTCGCGACCCCGAACCGGACGAGGACGGAAACGAACGGGAGAATCCGGTCTTGCAGATTTTCGAGTACCACGTCTTCCCTCGCTTCGACACGGTGGTCGTCGAACGCCCGGACGAGTACGGCGGCGACCTGGAGTACGAGGACTACGAGTCGCTGGCGGCGGACCTGGACGGGGGCGAGCTGCATCCCGCGGACGCCAAGAGCGCGCTGGCGACGTACCTCGATGAACTCATCGCGCCCGGGCGTGAAAAGCTCCAAGCGTAG
- the eif1A gene encoding translation initiation factor eIF-1A, with the protein MSENENGGRTDLRMPDDDEVFAVVTDMLGANRVKVRCADGTERTARIPGRMQKRIWIREDDVVLVEPWDWQDEKADIAWRYEKSEADQLRREGHIE; encoded by the coding sequence ATGAGCGAGAACGAGAACGGCGGGCGCACGGACCTGCGGATGCCCGACGACGACGAGGTGTTCGCCGTCGTGACAGACATGCTCGGTGCGAATCGAGTGAAGGTGCGCTGTGCAGACGGCACGGAGCGCACCGCTCGCATCCCCGGTCGGATGCAAAAGCGCATCTGGATCCGTGAGGACGACGTGGTGCTGGTCGAACCCTGGGACTGGCAAGACGAGAAGGCCGATATCGCGTGGCGCTACGAGAAATCGGAGGCAGACCAGCTGCGCCGTGAAGGCCACATCGAGTAA
- the rio1 gene encoding serine/threonine-protein kinase Rio1 yields the protein MTEEYGLLDPAEGEGEDFGDEWEEIDVSDTEADRIARKRDRKFAEFRKRLKDADQFKVEQSVFDDATFAAIYKLVQDGYIDAFGGPISTGKEANVYEALGAEDTDVAVKIYRINASNFQHMREYLEGDPRFEGIGSNKKEVVLAWTKKEFANLRRARKAGVRVPEPIAVERNVLVMELVGLVEDRARRLAEVSVENPETAFEVVREYMRRLYDAGLVHGDLSEYNLIIHDGELVVIDMGQAATVHHPNADDFLDRDCRNVASFFTRQGLDVDPDDLRAFVTGEASESASENA from the coding sequence ATGACAGAGGAGTACGGCCTGCTCGACCCGGCGGAAGGCGAGGGCGAGGACTTCGGCGACGAGTGGGAAGAAATCGACGTCTCCGATACCGAAGCCGACCGCATCGCTCGGAAACGGGACCGCAAGTTTGCCGAATTTCGCAAGCGGCTGAAAGACGCCGACCAGTTCAAAGTCGAGCAGTCGGTGTTCGACGACGCCACCTTCGCGGCCATCTACAAACTCGTTCAGGACGGCTACATCGACGCCTTCGGCGGGCCGATTTCGACCGGGAAGGAGGCCAACGTCTACGAGGCGCTTGGCGCCGAGGACACCGACGTAGCGGTGAAAATCTACCGCATCAACGCCTCCAACTTCCAGCACATGCGCGAGTACCTCGAGGGCGACCCGCGCTTCGAGGGCATCGGCTCCAACAAGAAGGAAGTCGTCCTCGCGTGGACGAAAAAGGAGTTCGCCAACCTGCGCCGGGCCCGGAAGGCGGGCGTTCGCGTCCCCGAACCCATCGCTGTCGAGCGAAACGTCCTCGTGATGGAACTCGTCGGATTGGTGGAGGACCGCGCCCGCCGACTCGCCGAGGTGTCGGTTGAGAACCCCGAGACGGCCTTCGAGGTGGTCCGGGAGTACATGCGGCGCCTGTACGACGCCGGCCTCGTTCACGGCGACCTCTCGGAGTACAACCTGATAATCCACGACGGCGAGCTGGTCGTCATCGATATGGGGCAGGCGGCGACGGTCCACCACCCCAACGCCGACGACTTCCTCGACCGAGACTGTCGCAACGTGGCGAGTTTCTTCACGCGACAGGGACTCGATGTCGACCCCGACGACCTCCGCGCGTTCGTGACGGGCGAGGCGTCGGAATCCGCGAGCGAGAACGCTTAA
- a CDS encoding KH domain-containing protein, which produces MQHVKVPQDRLGVLIGEGGETMREIERRAEVRLDIDSESGSVAIDATGDPVTAMVAPDIVRAIGRGFRPDAALSLLDDEMRMFDLIDIDDATRNKNDLQRKKGRLIGEDGRTRELMEELSGAEVVIYGTTLGVIGQPEEVQAVRRAAEMLLDGAPHGAVYGYLERKHNELTRNADLQPSN; this is translated from the coding sequence ATGCAGCACGTAAAGGTCCCACAGGACCGTCTCGGCGTCCTCATCGGCGAGGGTGGCGAGACGATGCGCGAAATCGAGCGACGCGCCGAGGTCCGCCTCGACATCGACTCCGAGAGCGGGAGCGTCGCCATCGACGCCACGGGTGACCCCGTCACCGCGATGGTCGCGCCCGACATCGTACGCGCCATCGGCCGCGGGTTCCGCCCCGACGCAGCGCTCTCCCTGCTCGACGACGAGATGCGGATGTTCGACCTCATCGACATCGACGACGCGACGCGAAACAAAAACGACCTCCAGCGCAAGAAGGGTCGCCTCATCGGCGAGGACGGCCGGACGCGCGAACTGATGGAGGAACTGTCGGGCGCCGAAGTGGTCATCTACGGGACGACCCTCGGCGTCATCGGCCAACCGGAGGAGGTACAGGCCGTCCGCCGGGCCGCCGAGATGTTGCTCGACGGCGCGCCCCACGGCGCAGTCTACGGCTACCTCGAACGCAAGCACAACGAACTCACGCGCAACGCAGACCTCCAGCCCTCGAACTGA
- the thsA gene encoding thermosome subunit alpha, with protein MIILGEDSQRTQGKDAQTMNITAGKAVAESVRTTLGPKGMDKMLVDSGGSVVVTNDGVTILKEMDIDHPAANMIVEVSETQEDEVGDGTTTAVVVAGELLDEAEELIDQDIHPTTLAQGYRSAAEKAKEILEANAIDVSPDDRETLVKIASTAMTGKGAENAKDTLADLLVDAVLAVRDDDSVDTDNISIEKVVGGSIDNSELIEGVIVDKTRVSDSMPYAVEDADIALIDGALEVKETEIDAEVNVTDPDQLQQFLDQEEKQLREMVDHLKDIGTDVVFVGSGIDDMAQHYLAQEGILAVRRAKDSDLTSLARSTGGTVVGSVDDLTEDDLGFAGSVAQKDIGGDERIFVEDTPDAKSVTLVLRGGTEHVVDEVERAVDDSLGVVRTTLEDGKVLPGGGAPEAELALGLRDYADDVDGREALAVEAFAEAVDVIPRTLAENAGLDPIDSLVELRASHSEGNLSAGLDAYTGDVVDMEEDGVVEPLRVKTQAIESATEAAVMILRIDDVIAAGDLKGGGSDDDGDEGGPAGGMGGGMGGMGGMGGMGGAM; from the coding sequence ATGATCATTCTCGGCGAGGACTCGCAGCGAACACAGGGCAAGGACGCCCAGACGATGAACATCACGGCCGGCAAGGCCGTGGCCGAATCTGTACGGACCACGCTCGGTCCGAAAGGGATGGACAAGATGCTCGTCGACTCCGGCGGGAGCGTCGTCGTCACGAACGACGGCGTCACGATTCTGAAGGAGATGGACATCGACCACCCCGCCGCGAACATGATCGTCGAAGTCTCCGAGACTCAGGAGGACGAGGTCGGCGACGGCACCACGACGGCCGTCGTCGTTGCAGGCGAACTCCTCGACGAGGCCGAGGAGCTCATCGACCAGGACATTCACCCGACGACCCTGGCCCAAGGGTATCGCAGCGCCGCTGAGAAGGCAAAGGAAATTCTCGAAGCCAACGCCATCGACGTCTCGCCGGACGACCGCGAGACGCTCGTCAAAATCGCGTCGACCGCGATGACGGGCAAGGGCGCCGAGAACGCGAAGGACACGCTCGCCGACCTGCTCGTCGACGCCGTGCTCGCCGTGCGCGACGACGACAGTGTCGACACGGACAACATCTCCATCGAGAAGGTCGTCGGTGGCTCCATCGACAACTCCGAGCTCATCGAGGGCGTCATCGTCGACAAGACGCGCGTCAGCGACAGCATGCCCTACGCCGTCGAGGACGCCGACATCGCGCTGATCGACGGCGCGCTCGAAGTCAAGGAGACCGAAATCGACGCCGAGGTCAACGTCACCGACCCCGACCAGCTCCAGCAGTTCCTCGACCAGGAGGAGAAGCAGCTGCGAGAGATGGTCGACCACCTCAAGGACATCGGCACCGACGTCGTCTTCGTCGGTAGCGGCATCGACGACATGGCCCAGCACTACCTGGCCCAGGAGGGCATCCTCGCCGTCCGCCGCGCGAAGGACAGCGACCTCACCAGCCTCGCTCGCTCCACCGGCGGCACGGTCGTCGGCTCCGTCGACGACCTGACCGAGGACGACCTCGGCTTCGCCGGCTCCGTCGCCCAGAAGGACATCGGTGGCGACGAGCGCATCTTCGTCGAGGACACCCCCGACGCCAAGTCCGTCACGCTCGTCCTCCGCGGTGGGACCGAGCACGTCGTCGACGAAGTCGAGCGCGCAGTCGACGACTCGCTCGGCGTCGTTCGCACGACCCTCGAAGACGGCAAGGTCCTGCCCGGCGGCGGTGCCCCCGAGGCAGAACTCGCTCTCGGTCTGCGAGACTACGCCGACGACGTCGACGGCCGCGAGGCCCTCGCCGTCGAGGCGTTCGCCGAGGCCGTGGACGTCATCCCGCGCACGCTCGCTGAGAACGCCGGTCTCGACCCCATCGACTCGCTGGTCGAACTCCGCGCGAGCCACAGCGAGGGTAACCTCTCGGCCGGCCTCGACGCCTACACCGGCGACGTGGTCGACATGGAGGAAGACGGTGTCGTCGAACCCCTCCGCGTCAAGACCCAGGCCATCGAGAGCGCCACCGAGGCCGCTGTCATGATCCTTCGCATCGACGACGTCATCGCTGCTGGCGACCTCAAGGGCGGCGGCAGCGACGACGACGGCGACGAGGGCGGCCCCGCCGGCGGTATGGGCGGCGGCATGGGCGGCATGGGCGGTATGGGTGGCATGGGCGGCGCGATGTAA
- the sufS gene encoding bifunctional cysteine desulfurase/selenocysteine lyase SufS, with the protein MQESYPIDVEAIRADFPILNRQVGGDPETPGEGADDDTPLYYLDNAATSQTPDQVVDTISEYYRGYNANVHRGIHQLSQEASVAYEEAHDTVADFIGADGREEIVFTKNTTEAENLVAYAWGLNELGPGDSVVLSEMEHHASLVTWQQIAKKTGAEVRYIRVDDEGYLDMDHAAELIDDSTKLVSVVHISNTLGTVNPVADLADMAHDHDAYIFVDGAQSAPTHPVDVKAIDADFFAFSGHKMCGPTGIGALYGKEAILEEMEPYLYGGDMIRRVTYEDSTWEDLPWKFEAGTPSIAQGIAFAAAVEYVDDIGMANVRAHEELLAEYAYDRLTEFDEVTIYGPPGDDRGGLVAFNVDGVHAHDLSSIVNEHGVAIRAGDHCTQPLHDKLGIPASARASFYIYNTREEVDALVDAVDDALELFA; encoded by the coding sequence GTGCAGGAATCGTATCCGATCGACGTGGAGGCCATCCGGGCCGACTTTCCCATCCTGAATCGACAGGTGGGGGGCGACCCCGAAACGCCCGGTGAAGGGGCCGACGACGACACGCCGCTGTACTATCTGGACAACGCCGCGACGAGTCAGACGCCGGACCAGGTAGTCGACACCATCAGCGAGTACTACCGCGGCTACAACGCCAACGTCCACCGCGGCATCCACCAGTTGAGCCAGGAGGCGTCGGTGGCCTACGAGGAGGCCCACGACACCGTCGCCGACTTCATCGGCGCCGACGGGCGCGAGGAAATCGTCTTCACGAAGAACACGACCGAAGCCGAGAACCTCGTCGCCTACGCGTGGGGCTTGAACGAACTCGGTCCGGGCGACTCTGTCGTCCTGAGCGAGATGGAACACCACGCGTCGCTGGTGACGTGGCAACAGATAGCCAAGAAAACCGGCGCCGAGGTGCGCTACATCCGCGTGGACGACGAGGGCTACCTCGACATGGACCACGCGGCCGAACTCATCGACGACTCGACGAAGCTGGTGTCGGTCGTCCACATCTCGAACACGCTCGGGACGGTCAACCCGGTGGCCGACCTTGCCGACATGGCCCACGACCACGACGCCTACATCTTCGTCGACGGCGCGCAGTCCGCGCCCACCCACCCGGTCGACGTGAAGGCCATCGACGCCGACTTCTTCGCGTTCTCGGGGCACAAGATGTGCGGCCCGACGGGTATCGGCGCCCTCTACGGCAAGGAAGCGATTCTGGAGGAGATGGAGCCGTATCTCTACGGCGGCGACATGATTCGCCGCGTCACCTACGAGGACTCGACGTGGGAGGACCTGCCGTGGAAGTTCGAGGCGGGCACCCCCTCCATCGCGCAGGGCATCGCCTTCGCCGCCGCGGTGGAGTACGTCGACGACATCGGGATGGCGAACGTCCGGGCCCACGAGGAGCTCCTCGCGGAGTACGCCTACGACCGCCTGACCGAGTTCGACGAAGTGACCATCTACGGCCCGCCGGGCGACGACCGGGGCGGCCTCGTCGCGTTCAACGTCGACGGCGTCCACGCTCACGACCTCTCCAGCATCGTCAACGAACACGGCGTCGCCATCCGCGCCGGCGACCACTGTACGCAACCGCTCCACGACAAGCTCGGCATCCCCGCCTCCGCGCGTGCCTCCTTCTATATCTACAACACGCGCGAGGAAGTCGACGCACTCGTCGATGCCGTCGACGACGCACTCGAGCTGTTCGCGTAA
- a CDS encoding DUF424 domain-containing protein — protein sequence MLVRERETPEGLLVAVCDEECLGETYDDGDVSLTVTEEFYGGEESDADEVVDSLTRASVANLVGEECVTVAIEAGLVDEERVLDLGEALHAQLLWL from the coding sequence ATGCTGGTCCGCGAGCGTGAGACACCGGAGGGACTGCTCGTCGCCGTCTGCGACGAGGAGTGTCTCGGCGAAACCTACGACGACGGCGACGTGTCGCTGACGGTCACCGAGGAGTTCTACGGCGGCGAAGAGAGCGACGCCGACGAAGTCGTGGACTCGCTCACGCGCGCGTCGGTCGCCAACCTCGTCGGCGAGGAGTGCGTGACCGTCGCCATCGAGGCGGGACTGGTCGACGAGGAGCGTGTGCTGGATCTGGGCGAGGCGCTCCACGCCCAGTTGCTCTGGCTCTAG
- a CDS encoding tetratricopeptide repeat protein: protein MDDERPHQFSEGQGFDEDYEEFSLDPPELSVDPSQVDPVDSRVLTDMLDERNIGADQVDTEELIDVGLSYMGINRFEEATETFERAAQFATDDASEQEAWVNKGAAHAELEEYDEAVGAYEEALAIGDDTEHAASAHTNLAYALWEWGRTEAALEHAERAVEVDPRFAQAWYNRGFFLAERGLHEESIDCFDNAMRLGMQNAAVLEEKARALEEAGQTEEAERVQERAEELREEVERELIEEHGDADAGPRA from the coding sequence ATGGACGACGAACGCCCTCACCAGTTCTCCGAGGGGCAAGGGTTCGACGAGGACTACGAAGAGTTCTCGCTCGACCCGCCCGAACTCTCGGTCGACCCGTCGCAGGTCGACCCCGTCGACTCGCGGGTGTTGACCGACATGCTCGACGAGCGCAACATCGGCGCGGACCAGGTCGACACCGAGGAACTCATCGACGTCGGCCTCTCGTATATGGGCATCAATCGCTTCGAGGAGGCGACCGAGACGTTCGAGCGAGCGGCCCAGTTCGCGACCGACGACGCCAGCGAGCAGGAAGCGTGGGTCAACAAGGGCGCCGCACACGCCGAGTTGGAGGAGTACGACGAGGCGGTCGGCGCCTACGAAGAGGCACTCGCCATCGGCGACGACACCGAACACGCCGCGTCGGCGCACACGAACCTCGCGTACGCACTCTGGGAGTGGGGACGGACCGAGGCCGCACTCGAACACGCCGAGCGAGCCGTCGAGGTCGACCCCCGCTTCGCGCAGGCGTGGTACAATCGCGGGTTCTTCCTCGCGGAGCGCGGCCTCCACGAGGAATCCATCGACTGCTTCGACAACGCCATGCGCCTCGGGATGCAGAACGCGGCGGTCTTGGAGGAGAAAGCCCGGGCACTGGAGGAAGCCGGCCAGACCGAAGAGGCTGAACGCGTCCAAGAGCGGGCCGAGGAACTGCGCGAGGAAGTCGAACGCGAGCTGATCGAGGAGCACGGAGACGCGGATGCTGGTCCGCGAGCGTGA
- the thpR gene encoding RNA 2',3'-cyclic phosphodiesterase, whose product MRLFVSVDLDGLADGVADAQARLPDAESLRFVAPENAHVTLKFLGDTDPDRLDEIQAALMTAVTDADVDPFTATVGGFGVFPSPDYISVVWAGVREGGPELARLHEAIERELTALGFDPADHDFTPHVTLARMSDARGKDAVTRVVRDADPTVGRLDVSELRLTESTLTDDGPSYRTVARIPLGT is encoded by the coding sequence ATGCGCCTGTTCGTCAGCGTCGACCTCGACGGCCTCGCGGACGGCGTGGCCGACGCCCAAGCCCGTCTGCCCGACGCCGAGAGTCTGCGCTTCGTCGCCCCCGAGAACGCCCACGTCACCCTCAAGTTCCTCGGCGACACCGACCCGGACCGCCTCGACGAGATACAGGCGGCGCTCATGACGGCGGTCACCGACGCCGACGTCGACCCGTTCACCGCGACGGTCGGTGGCTTCGGCGTCTTCCCCTCGCCCGACTACATCAGCGTGGTCTGGGCCGGCGTCCGCGAGGGCGGCCCCGAACTCGCTCGCCTCCACGAGGCGATCGAACGCGAACTGACGGCGCTCGGCTTCGACCCCGCGGACCACGACTTCACGCCCCACGTCACGCTGGCGCGGATGAGCGACGCCCGCGGGAAAGACGCCGTCACGCGCGTCGTCCGCGACGCCGACCCCACCGTCGGTCGCCTCGATGTTTCGGAACTCCGTCTCACCGAGAGTACGCTCACCGACGACGGACCGTCCTACCGCACCGTGGCGCGGATTCCGCTCGGCACGTAG
- a CDS encoding 50S ribosomal protein L39e, translating to MGKKSKAKKKRLAKLERQNSRVPAWVMLKTDRQVTRNPKRRNWRRNNTDE from the coding sequence ATGGGTAAGAAATCGAAGGCGAAGAAGAAGCGTCTCGCCAAGCTCGAGCGACAGAACAGCCGCGTTCCCGCCTGGGTCATGCTCAAGACGGACCGACAGGTGACGCGAAACCCCAAGCGGCGCAACTGGCGCCGTAACAACACGGACGAATAA
- a CDS encoding 50S ribosomal protein L31e: MSANDFEERVVTVPLRDAKAAPSNKRADRAMTLVREHLAKHFKVDEDDVRLDTDINEAVWEQGRSNPPSKLRVRAARFAEDGEPIVEAEIAD, encoded by the coding sequence ATGAGCGCCAACGACTTCGAGGAGCGCGTCGTCACCGTCCCGCTCCGCGACGCCAAGGCGGCACCGTCGAACAAGCGTGCCGACCGCGCCATGACGCTCGTCCGCGAGCACCTCGCGAAGCACTTCAAGGTCGACGAGGACGACGTTCGCCTCGACACCGACATCAACGAGGCGGTCTGGGAGCAGGGCCGGAGCAACCCGCCGAGCAAGCTCCGCGTCCGCGCCGCGCGCTTCGCCGAGGACGGGGAACCGATCGTCGAAGCCGAGATCGCAGACTAA
- a CDS encoding translation initiation factor IF-6, whose translation MLRASFAGSSYVGVFARATNDCLLVRSDADADTVADIAAELDVEPVTTTVGGSGTIGALATGNEHGILVSGRATDREMDAIEEATGLPVTPLPGRINAAGNVVLANDYGAYVHPDLGREAVQAVKSALDVPVERGDLADVRTVGTAAVATNEGVLCHPKSREPELEAVEDTLDVPADIGTVNYGAPLVGSGLVANDSGYVVGTDTTGPELGRIEQTLGYVDRQ comes from the coding sequence GTGTTACGCGCCTCCTTCGCCGGCTCGTCGTACGTCGGGGTGTTCGCCCGGGCGACCAACGACTGCCTGCTCGTTCGCTCCGACGCCGACGCCGACACCGTCGCCGACATCGCGGCGGAACTCGACGTCGAACCAGTGACGACGACGGTCGGCGGCTCCGGCACCATCGGCGCACTCGCCACCGGCAACGAGCACGGTATCCTCGTCTCCGGTCGCGCGACCGACCGCGAGATGGACGCCATTGAGGAGGCGACGGGACTGCCCGTGACGCCACTCCCCGGCCGCATCAACGCCGCCGGCAACGTGGTTCTCGCCAACGACTACGGCGCGTACGTCCACCCGGACCTCGGGCGCGAGGCCGTCCAGGCTGTCAAATCGGCACTCGACGTCCCCGTCGAGCGCGGCGACCTCGCCGACGTGCGTACCGTCGGCACCGCGGCCGTCGCGACCAACGAGGGCGTCCTCTGTCACCCCAAATCCCGCGAACCGGAACTGGAGGCTGTCGAGGACACCCTCGACGTGCCCGCCGACATCGGCACCGTCAACTACGGCGCGCCGCTCGTCGGCTCCGGCCTCGTCGCCAACGATTCGGGGTACGTCGTCGGGACGGATACCACCGGCCCGGAGCTCGGTCGCATCGAGCAGACGCTCGGCTACGTCGACCGCCAGTAG
- the rpl18a gene encoding 50S ribosomal protein L18Ae: MSQFAVSGRFQDRTGHRDFEKTIDAPNENVARERTFTQLGSEHGLKRTQIDISEVSAA; this comes from the coding sequence ATGAGTCAATTCGCCGTCAGCGGGCGCTTTCAGGACCGCACCGGTCACCGTGACTTCGAGAAGACTATCGACGCCCCCAACGAGAACGTCGCACGCGAGCGAACGTTCACGCAGCTCGGGAGCGAGCACGGCCTCAAGCGCACCCAGATCGATATTAGCGAGGTGAGCGCCGCATGA
- the pfdA gene encoding prefoldin subunit alpha, translated as MGGGGQQQLQQLSQELEAIEEEIEELEDEIEGYRDEQAEIDEAVEAIETLDSGSTVQVPLGGGAYLRAEIQDIDEVIVDLGGGYAAEQDEDDAVDALERKRDLLDDRVDDVQDEISELESESEEIEQQAQQMQQQMQQQQMQQMQQQQDDE; from the coding sequence ATGGGTGGTGGCGGTCAGCAGCAACTCCAGCAGCTCTCTCAGGAGCTCGAAGCCATCGAAGAGGAAATCGAAGAGCTGGAAGACGAAATCGAGGGCTACCGCGACGAGCAGGCCGAAATCGACGAAGCCGTCGAAGCCATCGAGACGCTCGATAGCGGCTCGACCGTGCAGGTGCCCCTCGGTGGCGGCGCCTACCTCCGCGCGGAGATTCAGGACATCGACGAGGTCATCGTCGACCTCGGCGGTGGCTACGCCGCAGAACAGGACGAGGACGACGCCGTCGACGCCCTCGAACGCAAACGCGACCTGCTCGACGACCGCGTCGACGATGTCCAGGACGAGATTTCCGAGCTCGAATCCGAGAGCGAGGAGATCGAACAGCAGGCCCAGCAGATGCAACAGCAGATGCAGCAACAGCAGATGCAGCAGATGCAGCAACAGCAGGACGACGAATAG